The Fimbriimonadaceae bacterium nucleotide sequence GCGCCGTGCTCGTCCACCATCCAACCGAGCGTGTAGCACGCAGAGGCACCAGGGTTTGCGTCCAGGGCCGCCACCTGGAGGGCAAGTTTATCGGGGAGCCAGAGGTCGTCCGAGTTCAGGATCGCGACGAGGTCGCCACGGGCCAAGCCCAGGGCGCGCTGCTCGGTGCCGTAGGTTCCGAGATTTGACTCGTTGGAGGTGGCGCGGATGCGCCGGTCGCTAAAGGCGTACTCGCATGCGATAAGGTCGCTGCCGTCGGTGCTGCCGTCGTCGACGATGACAACCTCCCAGTCCGTGAAGGTCTGGGCGCGGACGCTGTCCAGGCACGCGCGAAAGTATTCGGCGTGGTTGTAGCTGGGGATGAGGATGGAGACGCGCGGCCCGTCAGTCATCTGTCGAGCCGCGCCTCACCTTCTTAGGCCGGGACTGCGCCCTGCACTTGGGCCCACATCTCGTTCAGGGCCTTGGCGCTGTTGAGCAACGCTTCGCGCTCGCCGTCGCTCACCTTCGGTTCGTAGATCGAGACCGCGCCGAGCCGCCCGACCACCGTCGGCATGGAGTAGCAGACGTCCTTCACGCCGAGGGCCCCCTTCTGCATCGCGGAGATCGGGAGCACCCGCCCGCTGTCCAGCGCGATCGCTTCGACCACTTCCTTGATGGAGACGCCGACGGCGCGACCAGCGCCGCCCTTTTGGCGGATGACTTCGGCGCCGCTCGTCTTCGTCGCCGCAAAGATGTCGAACCCGCGTTGGTCGGTCCAGCCGGGGATCGAACCCATCGGCACGCCGCCGATCGTCGCGCTCGACCAGATCGGGACCATCGTGTCGCCGTGCTCGCCGAGGACGAGCGCCTTGACGTCAAGGGCGTTCACGCCGAGGTTGTCCGCCAGCAGCGACCGGAACCGGGCTGTGTCGAGCACGGTGCCAAGCCCGATCACCTGGTGCTCGGGCAGGATGCCCGCGCCGACCGCAGTCTGGGTAAGGATGTCGACCGGGTTGCTCACGACCAAGATCGTCGCATGGCTCGGGAGCTTTGCGCCTTTGAGGCTATCGAGGATCTGGCT carries:
- a CDS encoding lactate/malate dehydrogenase family protein encodes the protein MKVSIIGGGGRVGSDAAFALQLGGVVREIVLVDANADMAAGEALDLRHGASLVGGQFFRSGDYDMVAGSDCVVITAGLRRQPDESRLDLINRNLGLFSQILDSLKGAKLPSHATILVVSNPVDILTQTAVGAGILPEHQVIGLGTVLDTARFRSLLADNLGVNALDVKALVLGEHGDTMVPIWSSATIGGVPMGSIPGWTDQRGFDIFAATKTSGAEVIRQKGGAGRAVGVSIKEVVEAIALDSGRVLPISAMQKGALGVKDVCYSMPTVVGRLGAVSIYEPKVSDGEREALLNSAKALNEMWAQVQGAVPA